The following are from one region of the Pyxidicoccus trucidator genome:
- a CDS encoding PHB depolymerase family esterase yields MHTQRPSRSRLCSRFPGLRLAALLLLSSAGCGSSEEVPEPEAAPELQETRSPLTQVTGFGTNPGNLLMYRHVPTGMPANAPLVVVLHGCTQTAAGMEGSGWSAAANHYKFYAVYPQQQGANNSASCFNWFLSGDISRGQGEALSIIQMVDAMKAAYSIDSSRVYVAGFSAGAYMAPALLAAYPDVFSAGSINAGGPYRCALSSNEGFNCMNPGVDKTPAAWGDLVRSANTGYTGARPRVSLWHGTSDFTVRPMNMTEAMEQWTNVHGIDQTADTTETVAGFPHKVYRNGSGTALVETWELTNMGHGVAIDAQYSFPGGSTACGAIGAYLSDVNICAVYYQAQFFGLTGAVTPGDTTPPTVNVTAPANGSTVTGTVTLTASASDAGGVSRVEFLVDGSPVGSDSAAPYEFAWNSASVSNGSHTLGARAYDAAGNQATDSDTSVTVSNSGTPTPVTVNFTSVTADDGYLKANADGSAPALGTLTGLALGRGTDGKYNRSFLSFDTSSIPDTATITRAYLTVTYSSGSGDPWSTPAGNTLVIDVKNGTFNASTTETADWAAAASASDVASIGKFTTGAKASADFSGAGLSSVNRTGKTQLRLRFTGNQTATQYLFVRDGTGATLTVVYTP; encoded by the coding sequence ATGCACACGCAACGCCCCAGCCGTTCACGGTTGTGCTCGCGGTTCCCCGGATTGCGCCTCGCGGCGCTCCTGCTCTTGAGCAGCGCGGGTTGTGGTTCCTCCGAGGAAGTTCCGGAGCCAGAAGCCGCGCCCGAGCTACAGGAGACGCGGAGTCCCCTGACGCAGGTGACGGGCTTCGGCACCAACCCGGGCAACCTGTTGATGTACCGCCATGTCCCGACGGGCATGCCCGCCAACGCGCCGCTCGTGGTGGTGCTGCACGGCTGCACGCAGACGGCCGCGGGCATGGAGGGCAGCGGCTGGTCGGCGGCGGCCAACCACTACAAGTTCTACGCCGTCTATCCGCAGCAGCAGGGCGCCAACAACAGCGCGAGCTGCTTCAACTGGTTCCTGTCCGGAGACATCTCCCGGGGTCAGGGCGAGGCGCTCTCCATCATCCAGATGGTGGATGCGATGAAGGCCGCGTACTCCATTGATTCGTCGCGCGTGTACGTCGCTGGCTTCTCGGCCGGTGCGTACATGGCGCCGGCGCTGCTCGCCGCCTACCCGGACGTCTTCTCCGCGGGCTCCATCAACGCGGGAGGCCCGTACCGGTGTGCCCTCTCGTCCAACGAGGGCTTCAACTGCATGAACCCGGGCGTGGACAAGACGCCGGCCGCCTGGGGTGACCTCGTGCGCAGCGCCAACACGGGCTACACGGGGGCGCGTCCTCGCGTCTCCCTCTGGCACGGCACCAGCGACTTCACGGTGCGCCCGATGAACATGACCGAGGCGATGGAGCAGTGGACCAACGTCCACGGCATCGACCAGACGGCGGACACCACGGAGACGGTGGCGGGCTTCCCGCACAAGGTGTACCGCAACGGCTCGGGCACGGCGCTGGTGGAGACGTGGGAGCTCACCAACATGGGCCACGGCGTGGCCATCGACGCGCAGTACAGCTTCCCGGGTGGCAGCACGGCCTGCGGCGCCATCGGCGCGTACCTCAGCGACGTGAATATCTGCGCCGTCTACTACCAGGCGCAGTTCTTCGGGCTCACGGGGGCCGTCACCCCGGGTGACACCACCCCGCCCACGGTGAACGTGACGGCGCCGGCCAACGGCTCCACGGTGACTGGCACCGTCACCCTCACGGCGAGCGCCTCGGACGCGGGGGGTGTGTCGCGGGTGGAGTTCCTGGTGGACGGCAGCCCCGTGGGCTCGGACTCGGCGGCGCCGTACGAGTTTGCGTGGAACAGCGCCAGCGTCTCGAATGGCTCGCACACGCTGGGCGCTCGGGCGTACGACGCGGCGGGGAACCAGGCGACGGACAGCGACACGAGCGTCACCGTGAGCAACAGCGGCACGCCGACGCCCGTTACGGTCAACTTCACCAGCGTCACGGCGGATGACGGCTACCTGAAGGCGAACGCGGATGGCAGTGCGCCGGCGCTCGGCACGCTCACGGGCCTGGCGCTGGGGCGAGGCACGGATGGGAAGTACAACCGCTCGTTTCTGTCCTTCGACACGTCGAGCATCCCCGACACCGCGACGATTACCCGCGCGTACCTGACGGTGACGTACTCGTCGGGCTCGGGTGACCCGTGGTCCACGCCTGCTGGGAACACGCTGGTCATCGACGTGAAGAACGGTACGTTCAACGCCTCCACCACGGAGACGGCGGACTGGGCCGCCGCGGCGAGCGCGAGCGACGTGGCGAGCATCGGCAAGTTCACGACGGGCGCGAAGGCGTCGGCGGACTTCAGCGGCGCGGGGCTCTCCTCCGTCAACCGGACGGGGAAGACGCAGCTGCGGCTGCGCTTCACGGGGAACCAGACGGCGACGCAGTACCTGTTCGTCAGGGACGGGACGGGCGCCACGCTGACCGTCGTGTACACGCCGTAA
- a CDS encoding nitroreductase family protein: MAANEYPFVPLRWPYLSPADSRERAKAFLESMALRRSVRHFASRPIPNGVMEDAIACAAAAPSGANQQPWTFVVVTDPALKAKLREAAEAEERESYERRMSEEWLEALAPLGTDWQKPHFTDAPAIIVVFEQVYGVKQLPEGGVKKVKHYYVQESVGIAVGFLIAALTQAGLATLTHTPSPMGFLREVLGRPENERAFAVLPVGYPAPGARVPDLGKKSLDEVMVRR, encoded by the coding sequence ATGGCAGCGAACGAGTACCCCTTTGTCCCCCTGCGGTGGCCCTACCTCTCCCCCGCCGATTCTCGAGAGCGCGCGAAGGCCTTCCTCGAGTCCATGGCGCTGCGGCGCTCGGTGCGCCACTTCGCCTCGAGACCCATTCCTAACGGGGTGATGGAGGACGCCATCGCCTGCGCGGCGGCCGCACCGAGCGGCGCCAACCAGCAGCCGTGGACCTTCGTCGTGGTGACGGACCCGGCGCTGAAGGCCAAGCTGCGCGAGGCGGCCGAGGCCGAGGAGCGTGAGTCCTACGAGCGCCGGATGAGCGAGGAGTGGCTGGAGGCGCTCGCCCCACTGGGCACGGACTGGCAGAAGCCGCACTTCACGGACGCGCCGGCCATCATCGTCGTCTTCGAGCAGGTCTACGGCGTGAAGCAGTTGCCGGAGGGCGGCGTGAAGAAGGTGAAGCACTACTACGTGCAGGAGTCGGTGGGCATCGCGGTGGGCTTCCTCATCGCGGCGCTGACGCAGGCGGGGCTGGCGACGCTGACGCACACGCCCTCGCCCATGGGCTTCCTGCGCGAGGTGCTGGGGCGCCCGGAGAACGAGCGCGCCTTCGCGGTGCTGCCGGTGGGCTACCCCGCCCCGGGCGCACGGGTGCCGGACCTCGGCAAGAAGTCCCTCGACGAGGTGATGGTCCGCCGGTAG
- the gshB gene encoding glutathione synthase, with protein sequence MAALNIGFLMDPLEMVRVNHDSTFALMQEAQKRGHQVRYFEQGWLRFNGTCAEARMRHVTVRAEQGRHFDVLDEAAHPLSTLDVLFMRKDPPVDTEFLHATQLVELCGDRAPAFINHPAGIRDANEKLFALRYPDLMPDTRITRELPVLMDFIARNAQGTILKPIDGFGGKGILFLSPTDRNARSAVELLTSGGREAVVAQAYIPESRLGDKRILLVDGEPVGGVLRVPSEDDHRGNMAAGGLPRKAVLTPRDLEICERLKPELRRRGLLLVGIDVLGDYLTEVNVTSPTGLVEANHLDSVCVEAKVLDVAERLAAERNAR encoded by the coding sequence ATGGCCGCGCTCAACATTGGCTTCCTGATGGACCCGCTCGAGATGGTGCGGGTGAACCACGACTCCACGTTCGCGCTGATGCAGGAGGCCCAGAAGCGTGGCCACCAGGTGCGCTACTTCGAGCAGGGCTGGCTGCGCTTCAACGGCACCTGCGCGGAGGCGCGCATGCGCCACGTCACGGTGCGCGCGGAGCAGGGACGGCACTTCGACGTGCTCGACGAGGCGGCGCATCCCCTGTCCACGCTGGACGTGCTGTTCATGCGCAAGGACCCGCCGGTGGACACGGAGTTCCTCCACGCCACGCAGCTGGTGGAGCTGTGCGGAGACCGGGCGCCCGCCTTCATCAACCACCCGGCCGGCATCCGCGACGCCAACGAGAAGCTCTTCGCGCTGCGCTACCCGGACCTGATGCCGGACACGCGCATCACCCGCGAGCTCCCGGTGCTGATGGACTTCATTGCCCGCAATGCGCAGGGCACCATCCTCAAGCCCATCGACGGCTTCGGCGGCAAGGGCATCCTCTTCCTGTCGCCCACGGACCGGAACGCGCGCTCCGCGGTGGAGCTGCTCACCTCGGGCGGTCGCGAGGCCGTCGTGGCGCAGGCGTACATCCCGGAGAGCCGCCTGGGCGACAAGCGCATCCTCCTGGTGGACGGCGAGCCGGTGGGCGGCGTGCTGCGCGTGCCCTCCGAGGACGACCACCGGGGCAACATGGCCGCTGGCGGCCTTCCCCGGAAGGCGGTGCTCACTCCCAGGGACCTGGAGATCTGCGAGCGGCTGAAGCCCGAGCTCCGCAGGCGCGGGCTGCTGCTGGTGGGCATCGACGTGCTCGGGGACTACCTCACCGAGGTGAATGTCACGAGCCCCACGGGCCTGGTGGAAGCGAACCACCTGGACTCTGTGTGCGTGGAGGCGAAGGTGCTGGACGTAGCCGAGCGCCTGGCAGCCGAGCGCAACGCCCGGTAG
- a CDS encoding serine/threonine-protein kinase, with translation MAELFLGFTSGPGGFRKYVVIKRILPDVRDNEQFERMFLDEARITAAFNHPNIAQVFDLGQEDDGLYLAMEFIAGQNLNQITGGCLRKKQQMPIGFTLSVARDVCMALHYAHTFTAASGEPSPVIHRDVAQKNVMVTYDGVVKLLDFGIAKAKGSLERTSAGTVKGTTGYMSPEQVRGDKLDGRSDLFSVGVMLHELITGARLFAGKNERDEMMKILEAPIPWPSHVAPHVPEEVSKVVMQALERSREKRFLNGRDMARAIEAAGGRLLMDSDHRASMMKELFAERMAATRSLLESAEGTANSSMVDKAKRALRADDGPYLPERVDESTPQNGVSAVPRKPSRRARATGKQPAMVADTAETERKPSKLANVLWGLVLLAIVVGGGFGAWRLSQVLNATVEPVPEPEELRTFQDGPQLPVYREPGTDGGTAVAQVKVEPSPPVREDKDGDGTKPERGSEPVVRGKGKLTLVVTPDAEVYLSGKKKKLEKRLGRTPMFNVALPVGENKLVIVGPDGKHRRLSVPIEPGKTEKLRLALTAIPEG, from the coding sequence ATGGCCGAGCTGTTCCTCGGCTTCACCTCGGGGCCGGGCGGCTTCCGCAAGTACGTGGTCATCAAGCGCATCCTCCCGGACGTGCGCGACAACGAGCAGTTCGAGCGCATGTTCCTGGACGAGGCCCGCATCACCGCGGCCTTCAACCACCCCAACATCGCCCAGGTGTTCGACCTGGGGCAGGAAGACGACGGGCTCTACCTGGCCATGGAGTTCATCGCCGGGCAGAACCTGAACCAGATTACGGGCGGGTGCCTGCGCAAGAAGCAGCAGATGCCCATCGGCTTCACGCTGTCGGTGGCACGCGACGTCTGCATGGCGCTGCACTACGCGCACACCTTCACCGCGGCCTCGGGCGAGCCCAGCCCCGTCATCCACCGCGACGTCGCGCAGAAGAACGTCATGGTGACGTACGACGGCGTGGTGAAGCTGCTGGACTTCGGCATCGCCAAGGCGAAGGGCAGCCTCGAGCGCACCAGCGCCGGCACGGTGAAGGGCACCACCGGGTACATGTCCCCCGAGCAGGTGCGCGGCGACAAGCTGGACGGCCGCAGTGACTTGTTCTCGGTGGGGGTGATGTTGCACGAGCTCATCACCGGGGCGCGCCTGTTCGCGGGCAAGAACGAGCGCGATGAGATGATGAAGATTCTCGAAGCGCCCATCCCCTGGCCCTCGCACGTGGCGCCGCACGTGCCGGAGGAAGTGTCCAAGGTGGTGATGCAGGCGCTGGAGCGCAGCCGGGAGAAGCGCTTCCTCAACGGCCGGGACATGGCACGGGCGATTGAGGCAGCCGGTGGGCGGCTGCTGATGGACTCGGACCACCGGGCGTCGATGATGAAGGAGCTGTTCGCCGAGCGGATGGCGGCCACGCGCTCGCTGCTGGAGAGCGCGGAGGGCACGGCCAACAGCTCCATGGTGGACAAGGCGAAGCGGGCGCTGCGGGCCGATGACGGGCCGTACCTGCCGGAGCGGGTGGATGAGTCCACGCCGCAGAACGGCGTGTCCGCGGTGCCGCGCAAGCCGTCGCGCCGGGCACGGGCGACGGGGAAGCAGCCGGCCATGGTGGCGGACACGGCGGAGACGGAGCGCAAGCCGTCGAAGCTGGCGAACGTGCTGTGGGGGCTGGTGCTGCTGGCCATCGTCGTGGGCGGAGGCTTCGGAGCTTGGCGCCTGTCGCAGGTGCTGAACGCGACGGTGGAGCCCGTGCCGGAGCCCGAGGAATTGCGCACGTTCCAGGATGGCCCCCAGCTCCCCGTCTACCGGGAGCCGGGCACGGACGGGGGCACGGCGGTGGCGCAGGTGAAGGTGGAGCCGTCTCCGCCGGTGCGGGAGGACAAGGACGGGGATGGGACGAAGCCGGAGCGGGGCTCCGAGCCCGTGGTGCGGGGCAAGGGGAAGTTGACGCTCGTGGTGACGCCGGATGCGGAAGTGTACCTGTCCGGCAAGAAGAAGAAGCTGGAGAAGAGGCTGGGGCGCACGCCGATGTTCAACGTGGCGCTGCCGGTGGGTGAGAACAAGCTCGTCATCGTCGGACCTGACGGGAAGCATCGCCGGCTGTCGGTGCCCATCGAGCCCGGCAAGACGGAGAAGCTTCGCCTGGCGCTCACGGCGATTCCCGAAGGGTGA
- a CDS encoding tenascin-X encodes MARATRAGGVGRTVILLAVVLVAGLACRDEPPLVGAVGRLRLSAPRVDFPATYPGTTRDAEVRVVNGGRAPLDVTWTEVTAPFSLLDALPVRVQAGEVPVRLRFAPSAAGTYEITVIGTASDGGRVELVLAAEAKPIPECSSVKCFTATFDVVLEQCVESVQPDGTVCDPGNSCLVEATCQAGRCKGRERACDDGNACTTDVCHALDGCQTVPAPPCPGDGKCQVGTCDPVKGCGLKPASDGAFCGPVRTCDSADVCVEGRCTRQDLPDGFVCASASPCQGEGRCKGEVCERPGTVPLAVDWTYDARSTGEELHDMLVGPEGDVTLSGFYAYPLLDAASESPVRSVNSARRCMLWNDRLLCMDLPQDGTVSLLERTTGAPRWTFTLSQARPDFAQRTLTLFLARLAVMAPDRLAALFEAYPANGPRDTLCRMYFLVVLDAYGRMVSAQELTDPLLSECNHPHPFGLASDSVGDLYVSFSRTLNVGAPLQPGSPTLLMAFSSDGVPRWKKMENFRAGELAVVNGLLMPEHGMQALSTGDGAPVGSIPQEFGRLVATREVVVPSAPGTTVNPGGGGSTAPTQLTGYGLPALGPVWTYTLKQGQSLNTKELQLATWPVGEGLPPETLVLTTAVGGNNQRLLVGVSAKDGSESFQCPLSYLPRSSPQRLELAPGGLLLMEGASTCGECDPPFAESQARFLRFAMPGVLPAQEPWPGTFGGPGHGHHEHGVR; translated from the coding sequence ATGGCGCGCGCGACGAGGGCAGGCGGGGTGGGACGGACGGTCATCCTGCTGGCGGTGGTGCTGGTGGCGGGCCTGGCCTGCCGCGACGAGCCACCGCTGGTGGGCGCCGTGGGCCGGCTGCGGCTGTCCGCACCGCGCGTGGACTTCCCCGCCACCTACCCCGGCACCACGCGCGACGCGGAGGTGCGGGTGGTGAATGGCGGTCGCGCGCCACTGGACGTCACCTGGACGGAGGTGACGGCGCCCTTCTCGCTGCTGGACGCGCTGCCCGTGCGGGTGCAGGCGGGCGAGGTGCCGGTGCGCCTGCGCTTCGCGCCCTCCGCGGCGGGCACGTATGAAATCACCGTCATCGGCACGGCTTCGGACGGCGGCCGCGTGGAACTGGTGCTGGCGGCCGAGGCGAAGCCGATACCGGAGTGCTCCTCGGTGAAGTGCTTCACCGCCACCTTCGACGTGGTGCTGGAGCAGTGCGTGGAGTCGGTGCAGCCGGACGGCACCGTCTGCGACCCGGGCAACTCGTGCCTCGTCGAGGCCACGTGCCAGGCGGGCCGGTGCAAAGGCCGCGAGCGAGCGTGTGACGACGGCAACGCGTGCACCACGGACGTGTGCCACGCGCTGGACGGCTGTCAGACGGTGCCGGCGCCGCCGTGCCCGGGGGATGGGAAGTGCCAGGTGGGCACGTGCGACCCGGTGAAGGGCTGTGGCCTGAAGCCCGCGTCGGATGGAGCCTTCTGCGGCCCGGTGCGCACGTGTGACAGCGCGGACGTGTGCGTGGAGGGCCGGTGCACCCGCCAGGACCTGCCGGACGGCTTCGTGTGCGCGTCGGCCAGCCCGTGCCAGGGTGAGGGCCGGTGCAAGGGTGAGGTGTGCGAGCGCCCCGGCACGGTGCCCCTGGCGGTGGACTGGACGTACGACGCGCGCTCCACGGGCGAGGAGCTGCACGACATGCTGGTGGGGCCCGAGGGCGACGTGACGCTGTCGGGCTTCTACGCCTACCCGCTGCTGGATGCGGCGAGCGAGTCGCCGGTGCGCTCCGTCAATTCGGCCCGGCGCTGCATGCTGTGGAACGACCGGCTGCTGTGCATGGACCTGCCACAGGACGGCACGGTGTCGTTGCTGGAGCGCACCACGGGCGCACCGCGGTGGACCTTCACCCTGTCGCAGGCCCGGCCGGACTTCGCGCAGCGGACGCTGACGCTCTTCCTGGCGCGGCTGGCGGTGATGGCGCCGGACCGGCTGGCCGCCCTCTTCGAGGCCTACCCGGCCAACGGGCCTCGCGACACGCTGTGCCGCATGTACTTCCTGGTGGTGCTGGACGCCTATGGCCGCATGGTGTCCGCGCAGGAGCTGACGGACCCGCTGCTGTCCGAGTGCAACCACCCGCACCCGTTCGGCCTGGCGTCGGACTCGGTGGGGGACTTGTATGTGTCCTTCTCGCGGACGCTCAACGTGGGAGCGCCGCTGCAGCCGGGGTCGCCCACGCTGCTGATGGCCTTCTCCTCGGACGGGGTGCCGCGCTGGAAGAAGATGGAGAACTTCCGCGCCGGCGAGCTGGCGGTGGTGAACGGGCTGCTGATGCCCGAGCACGGCATGCAGGCCCTGAGCACGGGTGACGGCGCGCCGGTGGGCTCCATTCCCCAGGAGTTCGGCCGCCTGGTGGCCACGCGCGAGGTGGTGGTGCCCAGCGCGCCGGGCACCACGGTGAACCCGGGCGGTGGAGGCTCCACCGCCCCCACCCAGCTCACGGGCTACGGGCTGCCCGCGCTGGGCCCGGTGTGGACGTACACGCTGAAGCAGGGACAGAGCCTCAACACCAAGGAGCTGCAGCTGGCCACGTGGCCCGTGGGTGAGGGGCTGCCGCCGGAGACGCTGGTGCTCACCACGGCGGTGGGAGGAAACAACCAACGGCTGCTGGTGGGTGTGAGCGCGAAGGACGGGAGCGAGTCCTTCCAGTGCCCGCTCTCGTACCTGCCGCGCTCGTCGCCCCAGCGGCTGGAGCTGGCACCCGGCGGGCTGCTGCTGATGGAAGGCGCCTCCACGTGCGGCGAGTGCGACCCGCCGTTCGCCGAGAGCCAGGCGCGCTTCCTGCGCTTCGCCATGCCGGGGGTGCTGCCCGCGCAGGAGCCGTGGCCGGGCACCTTCGGCGGGCCGGGCCACGGCCACCACGAGCACGGGGTGCGCTGA
- a CDS encoding tetratricopeptide repeat protein, with protein MTTQSMQALLKAGEVDKARALAESALSKNKDDRVALLTLAKLASVEGDWARVETLVNQATRGGVEDPDSLLVRAALATSRGDDEAARNLYTQVIREAKPPRAEAHFGLSYILGGLDDFPGARKELEKAVQLEPDVAQYRFNLARVLLALEELQLALPHLQRALELNPLNPPVYVVWTIVLQQLGELEQAEDLLRQGLKLLPDNAELLNSLSSVLAARGNPSEAFGIVKKLAVQFPDDAAAQGNLARMMMATGHRDEALEVCRALGRRGLSTAQTKSIEAMVLEANEPPDIEGAVGAWREAMDLDPDDWSSANNLGNLLFRWEEGDPDERLTAASEILEEARRRAPNRVEPLLNLALVTARKGDKAKAKALAQDVLKRAPAGEKELREQAERLIKTLG; from the coding sequence ATGACCACCCAGAGCATGCAGGCGTTGTTGAAGGCCGGTGAGGTCGACAAGGCTCGGGCGCTCGCCGAGAGCGCCCTCAGCAAGAACAAGGACGACCGTGTAGCGCTGCTGACGCTCGCGAAGCTGGCCTCGGTCGAAGGGGACTGGGCACGCGTGGAGACGTTGGTGAACCAGGCCACCCGCGGCGGCGTGGAGGACCCGGACTCCCTGCTGGTGAGGGCAGCGCTGGCCACGTCGCGCGGAGACGACGAAGCGGCCCGCAACCTCTATACGCAAGTCATCCGCGAGGCGAAGCCCCCTCGCGCCGAGGCGCACTTCGGCCTGAGCTACATCCTGGGCGGGCTGGACGACTTCCCGGGCGCGCGCAAGGAGCTGGAGAAGGCGGTGCAGCTGGAGCCCGACGTGGCCCAGTACCGCTTCAACCTGGCCCGCGTGCTGCTGGCGCTGGAAGAGCTGCAGCTGGCGCTGCCGCACCTGCAGCGGGCGCTGGAGCTCAACCCGCTCAACCCGCCCGTCTACGTGGTGTGGACCATCGTGCTGCAGCAGCTCGGCGAGCTGGAGCAGGCGGAGGACCTGCTGCGCCAGGGCCTGAAGCTGCTGCCGGACAACGCGGAGCTGCTCAACTCGCTGAGCAGCGTGCTGGCCGCGCGCGGCAACCCGTCCGAGGCCTTCGGCATCGTGAAGAAGCTGGCCGTCCAGTTCCCGGACGATGCGGCCGCGCAGGGGAACCTGGCGCGGATGATGATGGCCACCGGGCACCGTGACGAAGCGCTGGAGGTCTGCCGGGCGCTCGGGCGGCGCGGGCTGTCCACGGCGCAGACGAAGTCCATTGAAGCGATGGTGCTCGAGGCCAATGAGCCGCCCGACATCGAGGGCGCCGTGGGGGCCTGGCGCGAGGCCATGGACCTGGACCCGGATGACTGGTCCTCCGCCAACAACCTGGGCAACCTCCTGTTCCGCTGGGAGGAAGGCGACCCCGACGAGCGGCTGACGGCGGCCAGCGAAATCCTCGAGGAGGCGCGCCGCCGCGCTCCCAACCGCGTGGAGCCGCTGCTCAACCTGGCCCTCGTCACCGCGCGCAAGGGTGACAAGGCGAAGGCGAAGGCGCTGGCCCAGGACGTCCTCAAGCGGGCCCCGGCCGGCGAGAAGGAGCTCCGCGAGCAGGCGGAGCGCCTCATCAAGACGCTCGGCTGA
- a CDS encoding DUF3592 domain-containing protein has protein sequence MKPLLLSVLSTISVILAVTGLGVLVWGLRRMQQIARTADWPTTEGTIRSSTVTSREVAPINAETSYDDDAPKPAPQILYRPEVEYTYTVDGQSYTGTSLGKDVVEVSSKQHAQAHAARYPRGTPAKVFYDPEDPSQAVLEPGVQATSWAVPGAGIASIAVATAMYFVIRWFSGR, from the coding sequence ATGAAGCCACTGCTCCTATCGGTGCTGTCCACCATCAGCGTCATCCTCGCTGTCACGGGCCTGGGCGTCCTCGTGTGGGGCCTCCGCCGGATGCAACAGATTGCGCGCACGGCGGACTGGCCCACCACCGAGGGCACCATCCGCTCATCGACGGTGACGTCGCGCGAGGTCGCTCCCATCAACGCGGAGACGAGCTACGACGACGATGCTCCGAAGCCCGCGCCGCAAATCCTCTACCGCCCGGAGGTGGAGTACACCTACACCGTGGACGGGCAGAGCTACACGGGCACCTCCCTGGGCAAGGACGTCGTCGAGGTCAGCAGCAAGCAGCACGCCCAGGCCCATGCGGCGCGCTACCCCCGCGGCACGCCCGCCAAGGTCTTCTATGACCCGGAGGACCCGAGCCAGGCCGTGCTCGAGCCCGGCGTCCAGGCCACGTCCTGGGCCGTCCCGGGCGCAGGCATCGCCTCCATCGCCGTGGCCACCGCCATGTACTTCGTCATCCGCTGGTTCAGCGGCCGGTGA